One segment of Ptychodera flava strain L36383 unplaced genomic scaffold, AS_Pfla_20210202 Scaffold_35__1_contigs__length_1935909_pilon, whole genome shotgun sequence DNA contains the following:
- the LOC139127717 gene encoding uncharacterized protein yields MQKLLSRLPDMTELHGNKEESQKLFTSDVKHLVSELNINLQHRFPDTAFVNNFDIFVPALFPEERSVLYGVDQIEELYRRYRTLLPAEDLETISDEWDDLKYCLKESYLNCSQEEFCLDLTVDPVKRQQYPNMAILAEMCLVMAASSAEVGEGSAKLT; encoded by the exons ATGCAGAAACTTTTGTCCAGGCTTCCTGATATGACAGAACTACATGGCAACAAGGAAGAAAGTCAGAAATTGTTCACGTCTGATGTGAAACATTTG GTCAGTGAACTGAACATTAATTTGCAGCATAGATTTCCTGATACTGCATTTGTTaacaactttgacatatttgttCCTGCACTGTTTCCTGAAGAGAGGTCAGTCCTGTATGGAGTGGACCAGATAGAGGAACTGTATCGGAGGTATAGAACACTCCTACCAGCAGAAGATTTGGAAACCATTTCTGATGAGTGGGATGACCTGAAATACTGCCTGAAGGAATCCTATCTGAACTGCTCTCAAGAAGAA TTTTGTTTGGATTTAACAGTGGATCCAGTAAAGAGACAGCAGTATCCTAATATGGCTATCCTAGCTGAAATGTGTCTTGTTATGGCTGCCAGCAGTGCTGAGGTGGGAGAGGGTTCAGCCAAACTAACTTGA
- the LOC139127716 gene encoding uncharacterized protein: MAAPVRQSGILAYLKRPSNDQEVQSVVGDTGDNVSDPEVLGPEPTAKRRAVRGRFLTSWQTTVGEHFTYDDVSNTVTCEICRRASAKDNFAVGKKCPDKGWKKEYLQRHNTRATHIAATRQPTLSRKQKPVSEMHKELVGLKLSPSSETCYSYVKKISVFSRQRNYTDY; the protein is encoded by the exons ATGGCTGCACCTGTGAGGCAATCAGGAATACTGGCGTATCTAAAGAGGCCTTCAAACGATCAAGAAGTTCAAAGTGTCGTGGGAGATACTGGAGATAATGTGAGTGATCCCGAAGTTTTGGGTCCCGAACCTACTGCTAAACGAAGAGCTGTTAGGGGACGTTTTTTGACTTCATGGCAGACAACGGTAGGGGAACATTTCACTTACGACGACGTCAGCAACACGGTAACTTGCGA AATCTGTAGAAGGGCAAGTGCCAAAGATAATTTTGCTGTCGGGAAAAAATGTCCAGACAAAGGATGGAAAAAAGAGTATCTCCAGCGACATAATACGAGAGCTACACACATTGCTGCTACTCGACAACCAACCTTATCAAGGAAGCAGAAGCCAGTGTCAGAAATGCACAAAGAGTTGGTGGGGCTAAAGTTATCCCCCTCATCAGAAACGTGTTATTCTTATGTCaagaaaatatcagtgttttcaaggcaaagaaattacacag ATTACTAG